One genomic segment of Catalinimonas alkaloidigena includes these proteins:
- a CDS encoding pectate lyase family protein yields the protein MKNNNSKTILLILYVLTSVTNFAHSQLAFPGAEGFGAYAKGGRGGKVFYVTNLNDGGQGSLRWAVEQKGPRTIVFSVSGTIELKERLDIVNPYLTIAGQTAPGDGICLKGETLRVRANHVIIRYIRVRLGDGKHGEGSKQGKDAIDISMGEHIIVDHCSASWSLDEVLSSSTDEPTLTNVTVQWCFITEGLNVDGHGFGSLIRGTGGARYSYLHNLYAHNHGRNPRPGNYDSNPYEEDPEGLLLDFRNNVIYNWGGGHAGYNNDSKSVTRLNYVSNYLIPGQGSKPTGIAYYTGSSPHNRSYFEDNYYSDTLPKNQWALVRFRDDWTAEEIRAYKQNEPFETGPVKEEDAKSAYEQVLVNGGASLPGRDQVDLRIVNDVRNRTGRIIKSQEDVEGWPELKSKPTPQDSDRDGMPDDWEKKNDLNPNDANDRNQITAEGYTMLEQYLNSIH from the coding sequence ATGAAAAACAACAATTCTAAGACTATACTTCTCATACTTTATGTTCTCACGTCTGTAACCAATTTTGCACATAGCCAACTAGCCTTTCCAGGAGCCGAAGGGTTTGGAGCGTATGCTAAAGGTGGGCGAGGAGGAAAGGTATTTTATGTAACAAACCTCAATGATGGCGGCCAGGGGAGCTTACGCTGGGCAGTAGAGCAGAAAGGTCCTCGTACAATTGTATTTAGCGTATCTGGTACAATTGAGCTTAAGGAAAGACTGGATATCGTTAACCCTTATCTAACAATTGCTGGACAAACCGCACCGGGGGATGGAATCTGCTTAAAAGGTGAGACACTACGTGTAAGGGCGAATCACGTCATTATTCGTTACATAAGAGTACGTTTAGGTGATGGCAAACATGGTGAGGGTTCCAAACAGGGTAAGGATGCTATTGATATATCTATGGGGGAGCATATAATTGTTGATCATTGTTCTGCCAGCTGGAGTCTGGATGAAGTATTATCTTCTTCCACCGATGAACCTACGCTAACCAATGTAACTGTACAGTGGTGTTTTATTACTGAAGGATTAAATGTTGACGGGCACGGTTTCGGATCTCTGATTCGTGGAACCGGAGGGGCAAGATACAGTTACTTACACAACCTGTACGCTCATAATCATGGGCGTAATCCTCGCCCCGGAAACTACGACTCCAATCCTTATGAAGAAGATCCAGAAGGTTTACTTTTAGATTTCAGGAATAATGTAATCTACAACTGGGGGGGCGGACATGCAGGTTATAACAACGACTCTAAAAGTGTTACACGCCTTAACTACGTGAGCAACTATCTAATCCCAGGACAAGGTTCCAAGCCAACGGGTATTGCCTACTACACCGGTTCATCGCCTCATAACCGCTCTTACTTTGAGGATAATTATTACAGTGATACACTCCCAAAGAACCAGTGGGCGTTGGTCAGGTTTCGCGATGATTGGACAGCTGAAGAAATCCGAGCTTATAAGCAGAACGAACCTTTTGAAACCGGCCCGGTAAAAGAGGAAGATGCAAAATCTGCCTACGAGCAAGTGCTCGTAAATGGTGGAGCCAGTCTGCCAGGACGAGATCAGGTAGACCTTCGTATTGTAAATGACGTTAGGAATCGCACTGGCAGAATCATTAAGAGCCAGGAGGATGTTGAGGGATGGCCTGAGCTAAAAAGTAAGCCAACCCCACAGGATTCTGATCGTGATGGTATGCCCGATGATTGGGAAAAGAAAAATGACCTAAATCCCAATGATGCCAATGACAGAAACCAGATTACAGCTGAGGGTTATACCATGTTGGAGCAATACCTGAACAGTATTCATTGA
- a CDS encoding helix-turn-helix domain-containing protein, which yields MRKPDRHNEIEINYFTEGSITYLFKDQRITIPAKRLTLFWGLIPHQIVHHEGSSPYFVSTIPLSQFLAWKLPASFVDKVLKGELLLEASDQHSGYDEFLFKNWIKDLQSNRSAEVALLEMQARLSRMADSYLASKQHKHSPIHINEVSPVEKIASYIAQNYHKPIKVSDIGEAVGFHPDYANAIFKKAFGSTLSEYITEERISHAQRKLIVTATSITEVAFECGFNSISRFNAAFQKLNRCTPRDFRKKYQ from the coding sequence ATGAGAAAGCCAGACCGACATAATGAGATCGAAATCAACTATTTTACTGAAGGGTCCATCACTTATCTCTTTAAAGACCAAAGAATCACTATTCCAGCAAAAAGGCTTACACTATTTTGGGGGCTTATCCCTCATCAAATTGTTCACCATGAAGGTAGTTCTCCATATTTTGTTAGCACCATTCCTCTTTCTCAATTTCTAGCGTGGAAGCTTCCTGCCTCTTTTGTTGATAAGGTTTTAAAGGGAGAACTTTTACTGGAGGCTTCTGATCAACATTCTGGGTATGATGAGTTTTTGTTTAAAAATTGGATAAAGGATCTTCAAAGTAATCGTTCTGCTGAAGTGGCTTTACTAGAAATGCAGGCCCGATTAAGTAGAATGGCAGATAGTTACCTGGCAAGTAAGCAGCATAAGCATTCTCCTATTCATATAAATGAAGTAAGTCCGGTTGAAAAAATTGCCAGTTACATAGCTCAAAATTATCACAAACCAATTAAAGTTTCTGATATAGGAGAGGCCGTTGGGTTTCATCCAGATTATGCCAACGCTATTTTCAAAAAAGCTTTTGGCAGCACATTGAGTGAATACATTACCGAAGAAAGAATTTCTCATGCACAAAGAAAACTAATAGTAACAGCTACAAGCATTACTGAAGTTGCTTTTGAATGCGGATTTAATTCAATCAGTCGTTTTAATGCTGCTTTTCAAAAGTTAAACCGCTGTACTCCACGAGACTTTAGAAAAAAATATCAGTGA
- a CDS encoding WGR domain-containing protein has protein sequence MIIAYLERDNDEKNMHRLYRLSLSPTLFGEYASIREWGRCSSKPTIGKRGQVRKIDF, from the coding sequence ATGATAATAGCCTACCTGGAACGAGACAATGACGAGAAGAACATGCATCGCTTATATCGTCTCTCCCTCTCTCCTACTCTTTTTGGTGAGTACGCATCAATAAGGGAATGGGGCAGATGCTCTTCTAAGCCTACCATTGGAAAAAGAGGGCAGGTAAGGAAGATTGATTTTTAG
- a CDS encoding RraA family protein has product MKNTVLPLIFIILITSYCVQAQQIGSSPEYVKALTSHWKGERLADGRPNVSDEILERLQNVTLEQAWGYLQRKGYKNQVEGDWIIIQPDQVMTGRVVTAQFMPTRPDLDSLVRAQGKDEGRSQKGGINTWPIDVLSEGDVYVADGYGKVKDGTLIGSSLGNAIYGKTGKGVIFYGSVRDMEELTDTKGFNGWVKGQHPSAIKDMTPTSINAPIRIGSVTVFPGDVVLANKYGTVFIPAHLVVDLVTSSEMTALRDEFERVRLQENKYLTGEIHGDWSEKIKDDFRAWVDQYPGKTAITSKDVDAYLSKREHDH; this is encoded by the coding sequence ATGAAAAACACAGTCCTGCCTTTAATCTTCATCATTTTAATTACAAGCTATTGTGTACAAGCACAGCAAATTGGTTCTTCTCCTGAGTATGTTAAAGCATTAACATCGCACTGGAAAGGAGAAAGGCTAGCGGATGGACGTCCAAATGTTTCTGACGAAATCCTGGAACGTTTACAAAATGTCACTCTTGAACAAGCATGGGGGTACCTCCAAAGAAAAGGGTATAAAAATCAGGTTGAGGGAGATTGGATAATCATACAGCCTGATCAGGTCATGACTGGCCGTGTAGTAACCGCTCAATTTATGCCTACAAGACCAGATTTAGATAGTCTGGTAAGAGCTCAGGGTAAGGATGAGGGACGTTCCCAGAAAGGGGGAATCAATACCTGGCCCATCGATGTGCTGTCAGAAGGCGACGTGTATGTTGCTGATGGGTATGGCAAAGTGAAAGATGGCACCTTGATAGGTTCAAGTCTGGGTAACGCTATATATGGTAAAACAGGCAAAGGGGTAATATTCTACGGCTCAGTCAGGGATATGGAAGAACTCACCGATACAAAAGGATTCAACGGCTGGGTAAAAGGGCAGCACCCTTCCGCTATAAAAGATATGACACCCACCTCGATAAACGCACCCATTAGAATAGGATCAGTAACAGTTTTTCCCGGCGATGTGGTACTGGCAAATAAATACGGAACAGTATTTATTCCTGCACACCTGGTAGTAGATCTGGTCACCTCATCTGAAATGACAGCTTTGCGCGATGAGTTTGAGAGGGTAAGATTGCAAGAGAATAAATACTTAACCGGAGAGATACATGGAGACTGGTCAGAAAAAATTAAAGATGACTTTAGGGCTTGGGTTGATCAATATCCAGGAAAAACAGCTATTACAAGTAAGGATGTAGATGCATATTTATCTAAAAGAGAGCATGATCATTAG
- a CDS encoding YhcH/YjgK/YiaL family protein gives MLVGNGLQFIPHSSINQDEFVKQYQTNKEWWDNAFSFLKSNNLVLLAPGRYVIEEGNIFASVSETFALDIDSIKWEAHKNFNDLQYTIRGKVKMGIFPVSSASMIEPYDSKKYVSFMIQKANATCQNLKPSLYFLRRRSSSWYQSGRI, from the coding sequence ATGTTAGTAGGGAATGGTTTACAATTTATTCCTCATTCCTCTATAAACCAAGATGAATTTGTAAAGCAGTATCAAACCAATAAAGAATGGTGGGACAACGCCTTTAGTTTCCTTAAAAGTAATAATCTAGTGTTATTAGCTCCAGGACGATATGTCATAGAAGAGGGTAACATATTTGCCTCTGTGAGTGAAACATTTGCTCTAGATATTGATAGTATCAAATGGGAGGCGCATAAAAATTTTAATGATTTACAATATACCATAAGGGGAAAAGTAAAAATGGGAATCTTTCCAGTTTCATCAGCTAGTATGATTGAGCCTTATGATAGTAAAAAGTATGTATCATTTATGATACAGAAGGCCAATGCTACTTGCCAGAACCTGAAACCTTCTTTATATTTTCTGAGAAGACGTTCATCGAGCTGGTATCAAAGTGGACGGATATGA
- a CDS encoding RagB/SusD family nutrient uptake outer membrane protein, with protein sequence MKTIIFSILLIVIGSSLLQSCSDLLEEEQIVSPPVSTYYKTADGYKGLVNTTYTFSRSLFAGGNNYAPLVFFGTDLWTNGSDASFIEFNAYNSAIEPANPVLWELWSNFYQGIAVCNTAISRSSEVNGMTEDEVNSKVAEAYFLRAWYYHILVMHFGGVPLKVEEVTEVETTATRASEDEVYEQIIEDLLFAEQFLPTEQSDFGRATKPAAQALLARVYLTREQNEMAATYAKKVINDYNFSLLNDYADLWDVANRENSEVIWSIQFSQDERLNGLGNSYFLFFTPRYDLQPGMKRALENDRPWPRFLASRFYLDLLQSNRWRDSRYDKSWKEVWYANNENTLLPEMQIGDTAFIYVPYEVPEEVKEAKKNEYGIFDINDLYDGENTIGSLELFPQMRKYKDPLRPAINSGVGTKNVIELRLAEMYLIAAEAVMKQGKLSEGVGLINEVRLRAAWPGMEENMKISESNLTLDFILNERALELGGERLRWADLKRTGMLLERVKMYNPTGRANITEKHLLRPIPSNMIDRLTNREEFQQNPGY encoded by the coding sequence ATGAAAACGATAATATTTTCAATTCTACTTATAGTAATAGGTTCTTCTTTACTTCAAAGTTGCTCTGATTTACTTGAAGAAGAACAAATAGTTTCACCTCCAGTAAGCACTTATTATAAAACTGCTGATGGATACAAAGGATTAGTAAACACAACCTATACTTTCTCTCGTTCTTTGTTTGCTGGGGGAAATAACTATGCTCCATTAGTGTTTTTTGGAACAGATCTTTGGACAAACGGATCGGATGCATCATTCATCGAGTTCAACGCCTATAATTCTGCAATAGAACCAGCTAATCCGGTACTATGGGAACTGTGGTCCAATTTTTATCAGGGAATAGCAGTATGCAATACAGCTATTTCCCGCTCAAGCGAAGTAAATGGTATGACTGAGGATGAAGTTAACAGTAAAGTTGCTGAGGCCTATTTTTTACGAGCTTGGTATTATCATATTCTTGTGATGCATTTTGGAGGTGTCCCCCTGAAAGTAGAAGAAGTTACAGAAGTAGAAACAACAGCAACTCGGGCTAGTGAAGATGAAGTGTATGAACAAATAATTGAAGATCTACTTTTTGCTGAACAGTTTCTTCCAACTGAGCAGTCAGATTTCGGTCGTGCCACAAAACCAGCTGCACAGGCTTTACTTGCAAGGGTTTATCTTACCCGTGAACAAAATGAGATGGCAGCTACTTATGCGAAAAAAGTAATTAACGATTATAATTTCTCATTACTCAATGACTATGCTGATCTTTGGGATGTTGCCAACAGAGAAAATTCTGAAGTAATTTGGTCAATTCAGTTCTCTCAAGACGAGAGGTTGAATGGACTGGGAAATTCTTACTTTTTGTTCTTTACTCCACGATATGATCTGCAGCCAGGTATGAAACGAGCCTTAGAAAATGATCGTCCCTGGCCTCGTTTTTTAGCTTCTCGTTTTTACCTTGACCTGTTACAGTCCAATCGTTGGAGAGACTCAAGATATGATAAATCCTGGAAAGAAGTTTGGTATGCCAATAATGAAAATACGCTACTTCCTGAAATGCAAATTGGTGATACCGCCTTCATCTATGTGCCTTATGAAGTTCCGGAAGAAGTAAAAGAAGCTAAGAAAAATGAATATGGCATTTTTGATATCAATGATTTGTATGACGGAGAAAATACAATTGGATCTCTTGAGCTTTTTCCACAGATGCGGAAGTATAAAGATCCATTGCGTCCCGCTATCAATAGCGGAGTTGGAACCAAGAATGTGATTGAGTTGCGTTTAGCTGAAATGTATCTTATTGCGGCTGAAGCTGTAATGAAGCAGGGTAAGCTTTCAGAGGGAGTAGGGTTAATAAATGAGGTGCGTCTGCGTGCCGCATGGCCAGGAATGGAAGAAAATATGAAGATCAGTGAAAGTAATCTAACCCTTGATTTCATTTTAAATGAAAGAGCATTAGAATTAGGTGGGGAAAGATTACGTTGGGCAGATTTGAAACGCACAGGTATGCTCTTAGAAAGAGTTAAGATGTATAATCCAACTGGGCGTGCTAATATAACTGAAAAACACCTATTACGGCCTATCCCTAGTAATATGATTGATAGATTAACAAACAGAGAAGAGTTTCAACAGAATCCAGGATACTAG
- a CDS encoding SusC/RagA family TonB-linked outer membrane protein, with the protein MKQLSSFLKKAFMLSCYSLFIFSAVSAQNYAPISSPQVAADVYSDKQSQEQISLSSALLKLEKSFSINFGYTDHTVKDKYVNVERLKEVKLELILENILTPLNLKYQKVDKSFYLIVNEAIKEDLPLKIEKEEPGKAASSQSFSLAKSFSHKSVTIVKTMDITVSGKVTDIESGEALPGVNVLVKNSLVGTVTDVEGQYNITVANENDILIFSSIGYLTQEVAVNGRGVIDLAMAEDVQSLEEVVVVGYGTQKRSDVTGSVASISAEDISDIPMANISTGLAGRIPGLDIVSSGAGPGAENKILLRGQRSFTASNDPLIILDGSPYYGTLNDINPYDIKNVNVLKDASSTAIYGARGANGVIIITTKRGTSGSPKFRIESFAGPQLRYGRLPFANGEQYAEIGREAYRAMGGYPESETSLEDDERIFDAIEMEAIKKGGAGLDYQDLLFQSGHQQKHQLSVIGGSEAVKYNFSGSYFNEEGIIPGETFSRFNLRSNLDFTLSSKITAGASILLNYTLNQRKTNGALNQTFQSSPLGKLYEDDGSPRFTATTDGLVLNPLADYIWDSYRWDNKRWGAFVNTFAQVEIIPGLTYRLNLGTNLTFGNTKESAGYYSLIRNLGTPTAQIDNMIDNLKMYESIITYDKNYSEKHHVTVTGVHGIQVSSIDNSLVGVSDLPYEPSRAYNLGSASNINAVGSNLEETALISYAGRLFYGYDNKYMLTISMRADGASQFSSNHKWGYFPSVAVAYNVTEEEFMQGTKDWLSGLKLRLSYGITGNQAINPYQTQGKLTIDAYSWNESPGFGYRPTELSNQDLRWESTEVYNLGVDVEFLEGRIQGNLDIYNTNTYDLLMFRNLPITSGYNQVLQNVGSTNNKGFELSLSTVNLNIPSFTWSSDFTFFRNRTRIEELYNGKEDDIGNRWFIGQPINVYYDFQKVGIWQLNEVAEAKSYGREPGQIKVIDFDEDGSITDNDRLVLGSREPDFIANLVNRFSYKNWDVSINTYMRWGGMTSVSSFAPFAKKRYNKMVFDYWTPTNPTNDYPRPNQLYEGSGLNGNTLTYRDASIISLRQLSLGYTLPEGLLNILPISNARIYLLGDNLLYWTKSELREFNMKPDFSEDITPYPAIRTFIVGVNLSF; encoded by the coding sequence ATGAAACAACTTTCATCCTTCTTGAAGAAGGCTTTCATGCTATCTTGCTATAGCCTCTTCATATTCTCAGCCGTATCCGCCCAAAATTATGCGCCAATATCAAGTCCGCAAGTAGCTGCAGATGTATATTCAGATAAGCAGTCTCAAGAACAAATAAGCCTTTCATCAGCTTTGCTTAAACTGGAAAAGTCATTTTCTATAAACTTTGGTTATACAGACCACACTGTTAAAGATAAGTATGTCAATGTTGAAAGGCTAAAAGAAGTTAAGTTAGAACTAATTTTAGAAAACATACTCACCCCTTTGAATTTAAAGTACCAGAAAGTTGATAAGAGTTTTTATTTAATTGTTAACGAAGCAATAAAAGAGGATTTACCTCTTAAGATCGAAAAGGAAGAGCCTGGAAAGGCAGCTTCATCTCAGTCATTCTCCCTAGCAAAATCCTTTTCTCATAAGAGTGTTACAATTGTAAAAACAATGGATATCACTGTTTCAGGAAAAGTAACGGATATAGAGAGTGGAGAAGCATTACCAGGGGTTAATGTTCTTGTAAAAAATTCGTTGGTTGGGACAGTTACTGACGTTGAAGGCCAGTATAACATTACCGTAGCTAATGAAAACGATATTTTGATTTTTTCATCTATTGGATATCTTACCCAAGAAGTTGCAGTGAATGGAAGGGGAGTAATTGACTTAGCAATGGCTGAGGATGTGCAAAGTTTGGAGGAAGTAGTAGTTGTAGGTTATGGAACGCAGAAAAGGTCAGATGTGACAGGTTCAGTAGCTTCAATTTCAGCAGAAGACATATCGGATATACCTATGGCAAATATCAGTACTGGATTGGCAGGACGTATTCCTGGTTTGGATATTGTTTCTTCGGGTGCAGGTCCTGGCGCAGAAAATAAAATTTTGCTTCGCGGCCAACGTTCATTTACAGCTTCTAATGATCCCTTAATAATTTTAGATGGCTCACCTTATTATGGTACATTGAATGATATCAACCCTTATGACATAAAAAACGTCAATGTTTTAAAAGATGCTTCTTCTACGGCTATTTATGGAGCTCGTGGAGCTAATGGTGTTATTATTATCACTACCAAGCGTGGAACTTCAGGTTCTCCTAAATTCAGGATAGAGAGTTTTGCTGGACCACAACTAAGGTATGGAAGGTTACCTTTTGCCAATGGAGAGCAATATGCAGAAATAGGTAGGGAAGCTTATAGAGCTATGGGAGGCTATCCGGAATCAGAAACCTCACTTGAAGATGATGAAAGAATATTTGATGCAATTGAGATGGAAGCAATCAAAAAAGGTGGAGCAGGATTGGATTATCAGGATCTGCTTTTCCAAAGTGGCCATCAGCAAAAGCACCAATTAAGTGTGATAGGTGGTTCTGAAGCAGTTAAGTATAATTTTTCTGGTAGTTATTTCAATGAGGAAGGAATCATACCAGGTGAAACTTTTAGCCGCTTCAACTTAAGATCTAATCTTGATTTTACACTTTCTTCTAAAATAACCGCTGGAGCCTCTATTCTACTTAACTATACTTTGAATCAGCGCAAGACAAATGGAGCCCTAAACCAGACTTTTCAGTCGAGCCCACTGGGTAAACTTTATGAAGATGATGGCTCTCCACGATTTACAGCTACAACAGATGGGTTGGTACTAAATCCATTAGCTGACTATATCTGGGACTCATACAGATGGGATAATAAAAGGTGGGGTGCATTTGTTAATACCTTTGCTCAAGTAGAAATTATTCCTGGTTTGACTTATCGACTTAACCTAGGTACTAATCTCACCTTTGGTAACACGAAAGAATCTGCTGGATATTATTCACTGATAAGAAATCTAGGGACGCCTACAGCTCAAATAGATAACATGATTGACAACTTAAAAATGTACGAAAGTATTATTACCTATGATAAAAATTATAGTGAAAAGCATCATGTAACTGTAACTGGTGTACATGGAATCCAAGTTTCCTCGATTGATAACAGTTTAGTTGGAGTAAGTGATTTGCCCTACGAGCCTTCCCGTGCTTATAATCTTGGAAGTGCAAGTAATATTAATGCAGTAGGCTCAAATCTGGAAGAAACAGCCCTTATATCATATGCAGGACGTTTATTCTATGGATATGATAACAAATACATGTTAACCATATCCATGCGAGCTGATGGGGCTTCACAATTTTCATCTAACCACAAATGGGGATATTTTCCATCAGTGGCCGTAGCCTATAATGTAACTGAAGAAGAATTTATGCAAGGTACTAAAGATTGGCTGTCAGGACTTAAGCTACGATTAAGTTATGGTATAACTGGTAATCAAGCTATAAACCCATATCAAACACAAGGCAAATTGACGATTGATGCCTATTCTTGGAATGAGTCTCCAGGGTTTGGATATAGGCCTACAGAACTATCAAATCAAGATTTAAGGTGGGAGTCAACAGAAGTTTACAATTTGGGAGTAGATGTAGAATTTTTAGAAGGAAGAATTCAGGGTAATCTGGATATATATAATACTAATACCTATGATTTATTGATGTTTAGAAACCTTCCAATTACTTCTGGCTACAATCAAGTTTTGCAAAATGTTGGTAGCACAAATAATAAAGGCTTTGAGTTAAGCTTAAGTACTGTAAATCTCAATATTCCAAGTTTTACTTGGAGCAGTGATTTTACTTTTTTCAGAAATCGCACAAGAATAGAAGAGCTATATAATGGCAAAGAAGATGATATTGGTAATAGATGGTTTATAGGTCAGCCAATAAATGTCTATTACGATTTCCAGAAAGTAGGTATTTGGCAACTAAATGAAGTAGCCGAAGCAAAGTCTTATGGTCGTGAGCCAGGTCAGATAAAAGTGATAGATTTTGATGAAGATGGCTCAATTACTGATAATGATCGATTAGTCCTGGGAAGCCGTGAACCTGATTTTATCGCAAATCTGGTTAATAGATTTTCCTATAAAAACTGGGATGTTTCTATCAATACCTATATGAGGTGGGGAGGGATGACTTCGGTAAGTTCATTTGCACCATTCGCTAAAAAAAGATATAACAAGATGGTGTTCGATTATTGGACGCCAACTAATCCAACCAATGACTATCCAAGACCAAATCAATTGTATGAAGGCTCTGGATTGAATGGAAACACATTAACATATCGGGATGCTAGTATTATAAGTCTCCGACAACTATCGCTTGGTTATACCCTTCCTGAAGGCTTATTGAATATCTTACCTATTTCCAATGCAAGGATCTATTTATTGGGAGATAATCTCCTGTATTGGACTAAATCAGAACTACGGGAATTTAATATGAAGCCTGATTTTTCAGAAGACATCACACCTTATCCAGCCATAAGAACATTTATTGTTGGCGTTAATCTTTCCTTCTAA
- a CDS encoding FecR family protein yields MKYQHYTAADFAQDAFFQKWVLEQDQDAHAYWSKWLLDHPGKEGEVQQAIELIHALEFDADFEKNTAFISVWQNIYSSTISKQRKQNYHFAAAACFGFLLIAGVLAVWMNKKEDVYQIYSSSHVTSTYILPDSSTIILNKGSELKYRLNKNKDRELWLEGEGYFEVKNWMPEGHFNPSSFTVHTDNASIEVLGTAFNLYEDTSKTMVVLTHGKVKITTTNDKQVYLEPGEFAEVEANASFIRKKKVDPELYTSWTNNNLKFDQTPLSVIAEWIEDRYKKKVVIPDSMDTITFTATLPNVKLDLLLETLSIAYQIEVEEEEDIIIFTLSN; encoded by the coding sequence ATGAAATATCAGCATTACACAGCTGCTGATTTTGCACAGGATGCCTTTTTTCAAAAGTGGGTGCTGGAGCAAGATCAGGATGCGCATGCATATTGGTCAAAGTGGCTACTTGATCATCCTGGAAAGGAAGGTGAAGTGCAACAGGCTATTGAATTGATCCACGCGTTAGAATTTGATGCTGACTTTGAAAAAAATACAGCTTTCATTAGTGTATGGCAAAATATTTATAGTAGCACAATTAGTAAGCAAAGAAAACAGAATTATCATTTTGCAGCTGCTGCCTGTTTTGGCTTTCTTCTGATAGCAGGAGTTCTGGCTGTTTGGATGAATAAAAAAGAAGATGTATACCAAATATATAGCTCATCTCATGTTACTTCTACTTATATTTTGCCCGATAGCAGTACTATCATACTTAATAAGGGATCTGAATTAAAATATCGGCTAAATAAAAATAAAGACAGAGAACTATGGTTGGAAGGAGAAGGGTACTTTGAGGTAAAAAACTGGATGCCAGAAGGTCATTTTAACCCATCTTCATTTACAGTTCATACGGACAACGCATCAATTGAAGTACTTGGAACGGCTTTTAATCTTTATGAAGATACAAGTAAGACAATGGTTGTGTTGACGCATGGAAAAGTCAAAATAACTACTACAAATGATAAGCAGGTGTATCTTGAGCCTGGAGAATTTGCAGAGGTTGAAGCAAACGCATCCTTTATAAGAAAGAAAAAAGTTGATCCAGAGCTTTACACTTCATGGACAAACAATAACTTGAAATTTGATCAAACCCCATTATCTGTAATAGCCGAATGGATTGAGGACAGGTACAAAAAAAAGGTAGTTATCCCTGATTCTATGGATACAATTACCTTTACTGCAACCTTACCAAACGTCAAGCTAGATTTGCTTCTTGAGACTTTGAGTATTGCTTATCAGATTGAAGTGGAAGAAGAAGAAGACATTATCATTTTCACATTGAGTAATTAA
- a CDS encoding RNA polymerase sigma factor gives MQQDSPIKPHPDSWKVSKTHNTESELWNNMRLGDESSFMVIYQKFFTVLYNYGSKICSDKEIVKDCIQEVFIEIWKQRANISETDSVKYYLFAALKRRIIKELQKNIVFETGAAYQLLHISELNSEEIIISEEVTDEQKKRISAAMKKLSKRQQEVIRLKYFQNLKSDEIAQKLSMKVESAYNLVSKALTLLKKHISQVSILAFLLRFL, from the coding sequence ATGCAGCAGGATTCCCCTATAAAACCTCATCCAGATAGTTGGAAGGTATCCAAAACACATAATACAGAATCTGAACTATGGAATAATATGAGGTTAGGGGATGAATCTTCTTTTATGGTGATTTATCAAAAATTCTTCACTGTTCTTTATAATTATGGTTCTAAAATCTGTAGTGATAAGGAAATAGTCAAAGATTGTATTCAAGAGGTTTTTATTGAAATTTGGAAACAAAGAGCTAATATCTCTGAAACAGATTCTGTCAAATACTATCTGTTTGCTGCCTTGAAGAGAAGAATCATAAAAGAACTCCAAAAGAATATAGTATTTGAAACGGGCGCGGCTTATCAACTCTTGCATATTTCTGAACTTAATTCCGAAGAAATTATCATTTCTGAAGAGGTGACTGATGAGCAAAAAAAGAGAATTAGTGCAGCAATGAAAAAGCTAAGCAAAAGGCAACAAGAAGTAATCCGACTTAAGTATTTTCAAAACTTGAAAAGTGATGAAATTGCCCAGAAATTATCTATGAAAGTAGAATCTGCTTATAATCTTGTATCTAAAGCTCTAACTCTACTAAAAAAGCACATATCTCAAGTTTCAATTTTAGCTTTTTTACTTCGATTTCTTTAG